One genomic window of Methanosalsum zhilinae DSM 4017 includes the following:
- a CDS encoding phasin family protein translates to MRETFRKLGLIGIGAWALTEEKINELVKELVEKGEMTRDEGKQVVQDIIAERKSQKEEIEKKINERVHEIINQTDLATKDDIKRLELRIEALEKSEKTEDEW, encoded by the coding sequence ATGAGAGAAACATTCCGAAAATTAGGACTCATTGGAATAGGTGCATGGGCGCTTACAGAAGAGAAGATCAATGAGCTTGTAAAGGAACTTGTTGAGAAGGGAGAAATGACAAGGGACGAAGGCAAGCAGGTGGTTCAGGATATAATCGCTGAACGAAAAAGCCAGAAAGAAGAGATTGAGAAAAAGATAAATGAAAGAGTTCATGAGATAATAAATCAAACCGATCTTGCCACAAAAGATGATATAAAAAGGCTTGAATTAAGGATAGAAGCTCTGGAGAAATCAGAAAAAACAGAAGATGAATGGTGA
- a CDS encoding DUF134 domain-containing protein, producing MTDSAHKMGISRKAFWKDLQNARKKIASALTTGKAIEITGGHYIKHEK from the coding sequence ATGACAGATTCGGCCCACAAAATGGGCATCTCAAGAAAAGCCTTCTGGAAAGATCTTCAAAATGCCAGAAAAAAAATCGCATCCGCCCTTACAACTGGAAAGGCGATTGAAATAACCGGAGGCCACTATATCAAACATGAAAAATGA
- a CDS encoding ATP-binding cassette domain-containing protein produces the protein MLTVSGITKYYRINAKKVKVLDNIGFSVKNGEILGITGKSGSGKSSLLKVLRGIEPFDGGSIELGTETITPESGKEGSRYLIKNTAIHLQRSFGLWRGPAIENVIRKLTYLNTGNESLPETDSPNYDQLYNQALDYLKMVKLDHKALHSSGALSGGEKQRLIMARQLAANPSLLLLDEPVTMTGPDTKQEILDVIKELKDRLNIPIIVVSHLPEVHMYLTDRLLFIENGKIVDQGAPEYVLKNYLKGLKPQVNLAEVPGNEVCIRIKNISRRMVLLRVGEVLNIQNFSLDVNKGEIIAFIGPSGAGKTTLMKIIEGLTEPNSGEVHYRFDEEWIDITHFNKKRMELRQKISIMHQEFTLSPHSTIREQIAFKLSMKKRGSIEYAREKARELNISDEILDTIYKLPDMSENERTKVMQEMRIDPSIYSRLFPHVTNTDLENYAIPVFEALNLPLEILDKKPYQISGGEHVRAYIATALATYPDILMLDEPFGDLDPVTLRDVTNSLKNINRDFGTTILFVSHHMDFVKEAAHRAVLIVDGKTIKDGDPDMVCQELIRLSNATYLEYNLEKLLEDA, from the coding sequence ATGCTAACAGTATCCGGTATAACCAAATACTACAGAATTAATGCAAAAAAGGTCAAAGTTCTTGATAATATCGGTTTCAGCGTGAAAAATGGAGAGATCCTTGGCATCACCGGGAAAAGTGGAAGTGGAAAAAGCAGCCTCTTAAAAGTTCTTCGCGGAATTGAACCTTTCGATGGCGGCTCTATTGAGCTTGGCACAGAGACCATAACACCTGAATCTGGAAAAGAGGGTTCCAGGTATTTGATAAAAAACACTGCAATACATCTTCAGAGGAGTTTTGGCCTCTGGAGAGGACCTGCAATAGAAAACGTCATTCGAAAGCTGACATACCTGAACACCGGGAATGAATCGCTTCCTGAAACTGATTCCCCTAACTATGACCAGTTATACAATCAGGCCCTTGATTATCTGAAAATGGTCAAACTCGATCATAAAGCACTCCACTCATCAGGTGCTCTTAGTGGTGGGGAAAAACAGAGACTTATAATGGCCCGCCAGCTTGCAGCCAATCCTTCTCTACTGCTTCTTGATGAACCTGTTACCATGACAGGCCCTGATACAAAGCAGGAAATACTTGATGTGATAAAAGAACTTAAAGACAGGCTCAATATTCCAATCATTGTAGTATCACATCTTCCGGAAGTTCATATGTACCTTACTGATCGTCTGCTATTTATTGAAAATGGAAAAATTGTTGACCAGGGAGCTCCAGAATACGTATTGAAAAATTATCTAAAGGGCCTAAAACCCCAGGTAAACCTGGCCGAGGTTCCCGGTAATGAAGTATGTATCAGAATCAAAAACATATCCAGAAGGATGGTGCTTCTCAGAGTCGGAGAAGTCCTTAATATCCAGAATTTTTCACTGGATGTGAATAAAGGTGAAATAATAGCATTCATAGGACCATCAGGCGCCGGAAAAACTACTCTCATGAAGATTATTGAGGGATTAACTGAACCAAATTCAGGAGAAGTTCACTATAGGTTCGATGAAGAATGGATTGATATTACCCACTTTAACAAAAAAAGAATGGAACTAAGACAGAAAATCAGTATTATGCACCAGGAATTCACTCTATCCCCGCATTCTACTATCAGGGAACAGATCGCATTTAAACTCAGCATGAAAAAAAGAGGATCTATCGAATATGCCAGAGAGAAGGCACGGGAACTTAATATATCTGATGAGATCCTGGATACTATCTATAAACTTCCTGATATGTCTGAAAATGAAAGGACAAAGGTCATGCAGGAAATGAGAATTGATCCTTCCATCTACTCCAGACTTTTTCCCCATGTTACAAACACAGACCTTGAAAATTATGCAATTCCGGTCTTTGAAGCATTGAATCTTCCACTGGAAATACTTGATAAAAAGCCTTACCAGATAAGTGGAGGAGAGCATGTCAGAGCTTACATAGCCACTGCACTGGCAACATATCCTGATATCCTGATGCTGGATGAACCCTTTGGTGATCTTGATCCGGTTACCTTAAGAGATGTTACAAATTCATTAAAAAATATTAATAGGGATTTTGGAACTACCATTCTTTTTGTCAGCCATCACATGGACTTTGTAAAAGAAGCAGCACATCGTGCTGTTCTCATAGTTGATGGAAAAACAATAAAAGACGGAGATCCAGACATGGTCTGTCAGGAACTGATCAGACTGAGCAATGCAACCTATCTTGAGTACAACCTGGAAAAACTGCTGGAAGATGCATAA
- a CDS encoding geranylgeranylglyceryl/heptaprenylglyceryl phosphate synthase — MKVEEYLNKIADEKGTVHLTLIDPASQSPEEGGDIAYEAACGGTDAIMVGGSTGAGGTVLDRTIVEIKKRTSIPVILFPANVDGISPHADAIFFMSLLNSRDVNFITTSQMIGAPIVYKYNIETISMAYLIVEPGGTVGWVGDARLIPKNKPELAVAYSLAGKYMGMHYTYLEAGSGADRPITPEMIGATKHALGDHNKLIVGGGIRTVEDARECARAGADMIVTGTVVEETGDVRTKVEELITAIRE, encoded by the coding sequence ATGAAGGTGGAAGAGTACCTTAACAAAATAGCCGATGAAAAAGGTACTGTTCATCTTACTCTTATTGATCCTGCTTCCCAGTCACCTGAAGAAGGCGGCGATATAGCATATGAGGCTGCCTGCGGCGGCACAGATGCAATAATGGTCGGAGGGTCCACCGGAGCCGGAGGTACAGTCCTTGACAGGACAATTGTGGAGATCAAAAAAAGAACCTCAATACCTGTCATTCTGTTTCCTGCCAATGTAGATGGCATCAGTCCCCATGCAGATGCAATCTTCTTCATGAGCCTGCTCAATTCACGTGATGTTAATTTTATCACCACCAGTCAGATGATAGGTGCTCCTATTGTATACAAGTACAATATCGAAACCATCTCAATGGCATATCTGATAGTGGAACCTGGAGGAACTGTAGGATGGGTAGGGGATGCAAGGTTAATTCCAAAGAACAAACCCGAGCTTGCAGTAGCATACTCGCTGGCAGGAAAATACATGGGAATGCACTATACATATCTTGAAGCCGGATCCGGTGCAGATAGACCTATAACTCCTGAAATGATCGGTGCTACAAAACATGCCCTGGGAGATCACAATAAACTGATTGTAGGTGGCGGTATACGTACAGTTGAGGATGCAAGGGAATGTGCCAGGGCCGGAGCAGACATGATAGTTACAGGAACTGTTGTAGAAGAAACCGGAGATGTAAGGACAAAGGTTGAAGAACTGATAACTGCTATAAGGGAATAA
- a CDS encoding 50S ribosomal protein L40e, which translates to MARFPEAENRILNKKICMRCNARNATRAQRCRKCGYKQLRPKSKEMRG; encoded by the coding sequence ATGGCGCGATTTCCAGAAGCTGAGAATAGAATTCTTAATAAGAAGATCTGCATGAGATGTAATGCAAGAAATGCCACACGCGCACAGCGATGCAGAAAATGCGGGTATAAACAACTACGTCCAAAATCCAAGGAAATGAGAGGTTGA
- the gatB gene encoding Asp-tRNA(Asn)/Glu-tRNA(Gln) amidotransferase subunit GatB encodes MAYSNPDGVMIGLEIHVQLNRLKTKMFCGCSTQYHNSQPNTHVCPVCMGLPGALPVINEGAVEAAMKVGLALNCEVTAQTQFHRKNYYYPDLPKGYQVSQYDYPIVSNGKVVIEGEDGELVIRIRRAHMEEDPGKLVHMGSIDKSRGTLIDYNRSGMALLEIVTEPDLRSPKEARRFLDKLRNILEYLDVFDSNLEGSMRVDANISIGGGSRTEVKNISSHKGAERALLYEIMRQKNLLRRGGVVTMETRHFDEARGVTTSMRTKEEEHDYRYFPEPDLVPLRVKDRTAQLLDTLPELPDSRRDRFVSQYGLSEMHAKALTSDIKVADFYEMVAEKVDPKAAAAWVADVLKGELNYRDLTVKSFNVEDMVQIIQMIIDDRITDRSGVEVIRTMLDSGGSPIDIVQQKGLMKAEDNVVSSAVDEAIKENAEAIEDYMQGKEQSMNFLVGQVMKKTRGRADPQTVREMITSRIK; translated from the coding sequence ATGGCTTACAGCAATCCAGATGGAGTTATGATAGGACTGGAGATACATGTCCAGCTTAACCGTCTGAAGACAAAAATGTTCTGCGGATGCTCAACACAGTATCATAATTCACAGCCAAATACTCATGTGTGTCCGGTATGTATGGGCTTGCCTGGTGCACTACCAGTGATAAATGAGGGGGCTGTCGAAGCTGCTATGAAGGTAGGACTTGCACTCAACTGTGAGGTTACTGCCCAGACACAGTTTCACAGGAAAAATTATTATTATCCAGATCTTCCAAAAGGATATCAGGTCAGCCAGTATGACTATCCTATCGTAAGTAACGGAAAGGTGGTCATTGAAGGCGAGGACGGAGAACTTGTTATAAGGATCAGAAGAGCCCATATGGAAGAAGATCCTGGAAAATTGGTACACATGGGATCCATTGATAAATCCAGAGGAACACTGATAGATTACAACCGTTCAGGAATGGCCCTTCTGGAGATTGTTACCGAACCTGACCTGAGAAGTCCAAAAGAAGCAAGAAGGTTTTTGGACAAACTCCGAAATATCCTTGAATATCTTGATGTATTTGACAGCAACCTTGAAGGATCAATGAGAGTGGATGCAAATATTTCAATTGGTGGTGGTTCAAGAACGGAAGTTAAGAATATTTCATCACACAAAGGAGCTGAAAGGGCACTACTTTATGAAATAATGCGTCAGAAAAACCTTCTCAGAAGGGGAGGGGTTGTTACAATGGAAACAAGGCATTTTGACGAAGCACGTGGTGTTACCACTTCCATGCGTACCAAAGAGGAGGAGCATGACTATAGGTATTTCCCGGAGCCCGATCTTGTCCCGTTGAGGGTGAAGGACAGAACAGCCCAGCTCCTGGATACATTACCTGAGCTGCCTGACTCAAGAAGGGACCGGTTTGTTTCCCAGTACGGTTTGTCAGAAATGCATGCAAAGGCTCTAACATCTGACATAAAGGTTGCTGATTTCTATGAAATGGTTGCAGAAAAGGTTGATCCAAAGGCTGCAGCTGCGTGGGTTGCAGATGTTCTTAAAGGAGAGCTGAACTACCGTGACCTCACAGTGAAATCATTTAATGTTGAGGATATGGTGCAGATCATACAGATGATCATAGATGACAGGATCACAGATCGCAGCGGGGTAGAAGTCATACGTACAATGCTTGATTCCGGAGGTAGTCCCATAGATATTGTCCAGCAGAAAGGCCTTATGAAAGCTGAGGACAATGTTGTCAGCAGTGCAGTTGATGAGGCCATTAAAGAAAACGCAGAGGCCATTGAAGATTACATGCAGGGAAAAGAGCAATCAATGAACTTCCTTGTAGGCCAGGTAATGAAAAAGACCCGGGGAAGGGCAGACCCTCAAACTGTCAGAGAAATGATCACCTCAAGAATAAAATAA
- the gatA gene encoding Asp-tRNA(Asn)/Glu-tRNA(Gln) amidotransferase subunit GatA: MPEWINISGIKEKVTDTSAEEVTLSYIEKIGNSRTYGFSAINERAAEHAKEIDSGKTDLPLAGVPIAIKDNISTLGIPTTCSSKILEGYIPPYNAHVIERLVDAGAVILGKTKMDEFAMGSSTETCCGGPALNPWDTERVPGGSSGGSAAAVASGETPVALGSDTGGSVRSPASFCGIVALKPTYGTVSRYGLIAYANSLEQIGPMGTCVKDVATVMDVIAGHDPRDSTSIKRDIEYSKTIENDVNGMKIGIPEEYLSDGINPQVNKCVWDAIHKMEDLGATWKSVSLPHTKYALSSYYIIAMSEASSNLARFDGTRYGLRAEGENWHVMASRTRAEGFGDEVKRRILLGTYALSAGYHDKYYLKALKVRTLVKEDFDRALSEVDVLMGPTMPDIAFKLGEKIQDPLSLYLTDVNTVPVNLAGVPSISVPCGFANKMPVGLQIIGRHFDEASILRTAYTFEQNTDHHKKRPDGVK; encoded by the coding sequence ATGCCAGAATGGATAAACATCTCCGGGATCAAAGAAAAAGTCACTGACACATCGGCAGAAGAAGTTACCCTATCCTATATAGAGAAAATCGGAAATAGCAGGACATATGGATTTTCAGCAATAAATGAAAGGGCAGCAGAGCATGCAAAAGAAATAGATTCCGGAAAGACCGATTTACCACTTGCCGGGGTTCCCATAGCTATCAAGGATAACATTTCAACTCTGGGTATACCCACCACATGTTCTTCAAAGATACTGGAAGGATATATTCCGCCATACAATGCTCATGTTATAGAAAGACTTGTTGATGCTGGTGCCGTGATTCTTGGAAAAACAAAAATGGATGAATTTGCAATGGGAAGCTCTACTGAAACATGCTGTGGAGGCCCGGCACTCAACCCCTGGGATACAGAAAGAGTACCCGGAGGATCATCTGGTGGTAGCGCTGCAGCAGTAGCTTCAGGTGAAACTCCTGTAGCACTGGGATCAGATACAGGAGGATCAGTGCGGTCGCCAGCTTCTTTTTGTGGGATCGTCGCACTCAAGCCAACCTATGGTACTGTTTCAAGATATGGCCTTATCGCCTATGCCAATTCCCTTGAACAGATCGGACCCATGGGGACATGTGTAAAGGATGTGGCAACTGTTATGGATGTCATAGCAGGTCACGACCCACGTGATAGCACATCGATCAAAAGGGACATAGAATATTCAAAAACCATAGAAAACGATGTCAATGGCATGAAGATAGGGATTCCGGAAGAGTATCTTTCAGATGGGATCAATCCCCAGGTGAATAAATGTGTCTGGGACGCAATACATAAAATGGAAGACCTGGGCGCTACATGGAAAAGTGTTTCATTACCCCATACAAAATACGCCCTTTCATCATACTATATCATAGCCATGAGTGAAGCCTCATCTAATCTTGCACGTTTTGATGGAACACGCTACGGACTTCGTGCGGAAGGTGAAAACTGGCACGTTATGGCGTCAAGAACCAGAGCTGAGGGTTTTGGGGATGAGGTTAAAAGAAGGATTCTGCTTGGAACCTATGCACTCTCTGCCGGGTATCATGATAAATATTACCTCAAGGCACTGAAGGTCAGGACACTTGTAAAGGAAGATTTTGATCGGGCATTATCGGAGGTAGATGTTCTGATGGGACCAACAATGCCTGATATCGCATTCAAGCTCGGAGAAAAAATCCAGGATCCACTTTCTCTCTATCTTACAGATGTAAATACTGTCCCGGTAAATCTCGCAGGAGTTCCCTCTATCTCGGTACCCTGTGGTTTTGCAAACAAGATGCCAGTGGGTCTTCAGATAATAGGAAGGCACTTTGATGAAGCATCCATCCTGAGAACTGCATATACCTTTGAACAGAATACTGATCACCATAAAAAAAGACCAGATGGAGTGAAATAA
- the gatC gene encoding Asp-tRNA(Asn)/Glu-tRNA(Gln) amidotransferase subunit GatC — translation MITEEEVEHVGWLARIEVDRSKSKEYAEQLNSVLDYFKQLDEVDTEDVEPTYHIEDLVNVLRPDTVVESLTQEEALQNTEHKKDGYFRAPGIM, via the coding sequence ATGATTACAGAAGAAGAGGTTGAACACGTCGGGTGGCTTGCGCGTATTGAAGTTGACCGCTCAAAGAGTAAAGAATATGCAGAACAGCTAAATTCAGTGCTGGATTATTTCAAGCAGCTTGATGAAGTTGATACAGAAGATGTAGAGCCTACATATCATATAGAAGATCTGGTGAATGTATTGAGGCCAGACACTGTTGTCGAATCCTTAACCCAGGAGGAGGCCCTCCAGAACACAGAGCATAAGAAGGACGGGTATTTCAGGGCTCCAGGTATAATGTGA
- a CDS encoding radical SAM protein — translation MKSEVKAELISIGSVDIDESALGDISIPTAGPGAGKKAFFFRSGNRRVRLSVNHDSPLKAVAIGEGITIYRNDREIARGHLEHELVHCPRQAYITVSEKCIFDCKFCPVPKLGGRVKTFEEVMSILEMAYSTGNLDSISITSGIYDSPEGEVERVARIVRESRKYEVPIGVSVYPTEESSRILKQAGASEIKYNVETMDCDLYSEVCPDQDLDYTLNKLEEAVELFGKNRVFSNFIIGLGESDDSVISGIRKLASLGVIPILRVAGLHPLRAGEVYVDRPDSKRILFLTRKLREILDYHGLRADISRTMCLPCTGCDMNPHIDLD, via the coding sequence ATGAAATCTGAAGTGAAAGCAGAACTAATATCCATAGGGTCTGTTGATATTGATGAATCGGCCCTTGGTGATATATCTATACCAACAGCTGGACCAGGTGCCGGAAAGAAGGCATTTTTTTTCAGATCAGGAAACCGCAGAGTACGTCTTTCTGTAAACCATGATTCTCCTCTAAAAGCCGTGGCCATAGGTGAAGGGATCACAATTTACCGAAATGATAGGGAGATTGCCAGAGGCCATCTTGAACACGAACTTGTACACTGCCCCCGGCAGGCGTATATTACTGTAAGCGAAAAATGTATCTTCGACTGTAAATTCTGTCCTGTGCCAAAGCTTGGGGGACGTGTAAAGACATTTGAAGAGGTAATGAGCATTCTGGAAATGGCATACTCCACAGGGAATCTGGATTCAATATCCATTACTTCAGGGATCTATGATAGCCCCGAAGGGGAGGTTGAAAGAGTTGCCAGGATAGTACGTGAATCAAGAAAGTATGAAGTTCCAATAGGAGTATCTGTCTACCCAACAGAGGAGTCTTCGCGCATTCTGAAGCAGGCAGGTGCGAGTGAGATAAAGTACAATGTGGAAACAATGGACTGTGATCTCTATTCAGAGGTATGTCCTGACCAGGACCTTGATTATACACTGAATAAACTGGAAGAGGCCGTCGAACTCTTTGGAAAGAACAGAGTTTTCTCAAACTTTATTATAGGTCTGGGAGAATCTGACGACTCGGTTATTTCCGGGATACGTAAACTTGCTTCCCTTGGCGTGATACCAATATTGAGAGTTGCAGGATTGCATCCACTAAGAGCTGGTGAAGTTTATGTGGATCGTCCGGACAGTAAAAGAATCCTGTTCCTTACCCGCAAATTGCGGGAAATACTTGATTATCATGGTCTGCGTGCGGATATTTCCCGAACAATGTGCCTTCCATGTACAGGCTGTGACATGAATCCGCATATTGACCTTGATTGA
- a CDS encoding restriction endonuclease has product MTTWKIDRLLNMDPIEFEHLVASMFSQAGYRAEVTQSSRDRGIDIGLSIEKYGISHQWAVQAKRYREPVGVKEIREYSSLRYRDNTDGVIIVTTSAFTKDAQTEASKHSVKLIDGGLLIKMLDHYLSDVKPEPEISENAAALTETHSKSTETILKSNEKKILAEHVIIDGQRYTITLTNKNIFIRHHSGGIFSKRTQLSSHICIKDVIGIYHNLRNVFIVIGSDRIEVICLKSRNSSRIADTIKSLDTSHSRGEHLLKFEKLDDRYLIMTNRRLVLINFSGQNRKEIKIKNIVGSQIESRGLFRKKRLVVSESSNGIERHTLKTNNPHQWHQIIRETVSSF; this is encoded by the coding sequence ATGACTACATGGAAAATTGATAGATTGCTGAACATGGATCCTATTGAATTTGAGCATCTGGTTGCCTCTATGTTCTCTCAGGCAGGATACAGGGCAGAGGTTACCCAGAGTTCCCGGGATAGAGGTATTGATATTGGGCTGAGCATCGAAAAATATGGCATATCCCATCAATGGGCAGTTCAGGCAAAAAGATACAGAGAGCCTGTAGGCGTAAAGGAGATCAGAGAATATTCAAGCCTTAGATACCGGGATAATACTGATGGAGTCATCATTGTCACTACCTCTGCATTTACAAAGGATGCACAGACTGAAGCATCAAAACATAGTGTTAAGCTTATTGACGGTGGGTTACTGATAAAAATGCTCGACCATTATCTATCAGATGTAAAACCAGAACCTGAAATATCAGAAAATGCAGCAGCACTTACTGAAACACACAGCAAGTCCACTGAGACTATACTCAAAAGCAACGAAAAGAAAATACTTGCCGAACATGTGATAATAGATGGACAGAGATATACGATAACCCTCACCAATAAAAATATCTTTATCAGGCATCATTCCGGCGGAATTTTCTCAAAAAGAACGCAACTTTCCAGTCATATATGTATAAAGGATGTCATTGGAATATACCATAATTTAAGAAACGTATTCATAGTTATAGGTTCTGACAGAATAGAAGTAATTTGCCTCAAATCCAGAAATTCCTCCCGCATTGCAGATACAATAAAGAGCCTGGATACCAGTCATAGCAGAGGAGAGCATCTGCTCAAATTTGAAAAACTGGATGACAGATATCTTATTATGACAAATAGAAGATTAGTTTTGATCAACTTTTCCGGTCAGAACAGAAAAGAGATTAAAATAAAAAATATCGTAGGATCCCAGATAGAATCCAGGGGCCTGTTCAGAAAAAAAAGACTGGTAGTTTCCGAATCATCAAATGGAATTGAAAGACATACATTAAAGACCAATAATCCACATCAATGGCATCAAATCATCAGAGAAACCGTGAGCTCATTCTGA
- the trxA gene encoding thioredoxin encodes MDELEKIRNEKLEKLKKSLQQEDPGPGPVNVTDSDIDDFIMNNRIAVVDCWAQWCGPCKVLSPVIDRLAEKYMGRVAFSKLNTDHNRSTSIKFGITSIPTLLVFREGELVDRIVGAVPERTIINRLEPLIQ; translated from the coding sequence GTGGATGAACTGGAAAAAATCAGGAATGAAAAACTTGAGAAGCTCAAGAAATCTCTGCAACAGGAAGACCCCGGGCCTGGACCCGTAAATGTTACTGATTCAGATATAGATGACTTTATTATGAACAACAGAATCGCTGTTGTGGATTGCTGGGCTCAGTGGTGTGGTCCCTGTAAGGTATTATCTCCCGTGATTGACAGACTTGCAGAAAAATACATGGGAAGAGTAGCATTTTCAAAGCTTAATACTGACCATAACAGATCAACATCAATTAAGTTCGGGATTACAAGTATTCCCACTCTTCTTGTATTCCGGGAGGGGGAACTTGTTGACCGAATTGTAGGTGCGGTACCAGAAAGGACTATTATAAACAGACTTGAGCCTCTGATACAATGA